A single window of Emys orbicularis isolate rEmyOrb1 chromosome 18, rEmyOrb1.hap1, whole genome shotgun sequence DNA harbors:
- the LOC135891143 gene encoding ficolin-2-like encodes MGRAAQKTLLSLLCLAAAVCQAQDTCPVVRVVGLNSTEKLIILQGCPGIPGAVGPRGDQGTAGNTGQRGPPGIPGKVGKSGRKGQRGAGGPPGLKGGKGDLGDPGPPGTPGEEVLEKMQCTKGAKNCKELLARGNILSDWYTIYPRDCNAMTVLCDMDTDGGGWIVFQRRVDGSMDFLRDWNSYKRGFGSRLSEFWLGNDNIHLLTSLGANELRVDLRDFDTNYQFATFRSFKIAGETEKYKLILGAFVTGTAGDSLTEHNGMMFTTQDRDNDLSITNCAIAFKGAWWYRDCHMSNLNGLYLSGAHESYGAGVSWASGKGHMYSYRWSEMKIRPV; translated from the exons TGGTGAGGGTAGTGGGTCTCAACAGTACCGAGAAACTCATTATTCTCCAAGGCTGCCCTGGAATTCCGGGTGCTGTAGGGCCCAGAGGAGACCAAGGAACTGCAGGAAATACAG GACAACGGGGACCTCCGGGGATCCCTGGAAAGGTGGGGAAAAGTGGCCGAAAAG GACAAAGAGGTGCTGGGGGCCCCCCTGGACTGAAAG GAGGTAAAGGAGACCTGGGAGACCCTGGACCCCCTGGAACACCTG GAGAGGAAGTGCTTGAGAAAATGCAGTGTACGAAAG GAGCAAAGAACTGCAAGGAGCTGTTAGCCAGAGGCAACATCCTGAGTGACTGGTACACCATCTACCCCCGTGACTGTAACGCCATGACCGTGCTGTGTGACATGGACACAGATGGTGGAGGATGGATT GTGTTCCAGAGACGGGTGGATGGCTCCATGGATTTCTTACGTGACTGGAATTCATACAAGAGAGGTTTCGGCAGCCGGCTCTCAGAATTCTGGCTGGGGAATGACAATATCCACCTGCTAACATCCCTTG GAGCCAACGAGCTTCGCGTCGATCTCAGAGATTTTGACACCAACTATCAATTTGCTACCTTCAGATCATTCAAAATTGCAGGGGAGACCGAGAAATACAAGCTGATCCTTGGAGCCTTTGTTACTGGCACTGCAG GGGATTCCTTAACTGAACACAACGGTATGATGTTTACAACCCAAGACCGTGACAACGACTTGTCTATAACTAACTGTGCTATAgcctttaaaggggcctggtgGTACAGGGATTGTCATATGTCCAACCTGAATGGATTATACCTGAGTGGAGCCCATGAAAGCTATGGTGCTGGGGTGAGTTGGGCTTCAGGCAAAGGGCACATGTACTCCTACAGGTGGTCTGAGATGAAAATTCGGCCTGTGTAA